In a genomic window of Candidatus Omnitrophota bacterium:
- a CDS encoding SH3 domain-containing protein: protein MRIAKLISTFLMVSLIFCAPVFAAAFSGQINADNINARVDATVGSAVICSLPKGQLVEVVSEAYDWYKIRLPKEAPSYVKKDLVECINPDPVTSPGKCLTAKVIKDRINIRLGPSESTWILGKADKLTVVNILAQESGWYKIQPIYQSYGWVNKKFISKEITLPKKQKAAELSAKDIPSHGDLLVVEGTVTPYGVILWRKATHKLVTSDNKIYFLKGNRKSLDSLNYHKVKVTGKLISPAASKYPIIQIDIIEALS from the coding sequence ATGAGGATAGCCAAGCTAATATCCACTTTCCTGATGGTAAGTTTGATTTTCTGCGCGCCTGTTTTTGCAGCTGCCTTTAGCGGGCAAATCAATGCGGACAATATAAACGCGCGGGTAGACGCGACAGTAGGTTCGGCTGTGATTTGCAGCCTTCCCAAAGGCCAATTGGTTGAAGTCGTCTCAGAAGCTTATGATTGGTACAAGATCCGCCTGCCGAAAGAAGCGCCATCATATGTAAAAAAAGATCTGGTCGAATGTATCAATCCCGATCCTGTAACCAGCCCGGGAAAATGCCTTACTGCCAAGGTAATTAAAGACCGGATAAATATCCGGCTGGGGCCCAGTGAATCCACCTGGATCCTGGGGAAAGCGGATAAACTGACCGTAGTTAATATTTTGGCTCAAGAAAGCGGCTGGTATAAAATCCAGCCGATTTATCAAAGCTATGGCTGGGTAAATAAAAAATTTATCAGCAAAGAAATAACGCTGCCTAAAAAGCAAAAAGCTGCGGAATTATCTGCCAAAGATATTCCATCCCATGGGGATCTTCTGGTTGTCGAAGGCACGGTTACTCCATATGGGGTAATTTTATGGCGCAAGGCAACGCATAAATTGGTTACTTCCGATAACAAGATTTATTTCCTAAAGGGTAACCGTAAAAGCTTAGACAGCCTTAATTATCATAAGGTTAAAGTTACCGGAAAACTGATTAGCCCGGCCGCAAGCAAATACCCGATTATCCAGATCGACATTATCGAGGCATTAAGTTGA
- a CDS encoding SPOR domain-containing protein has product MAEKQDYSQSELFTQSLDNGHYKPHIPKNPFFLRIRGYEKAMLLIMGLVLVSIISFSMGVENGKRAAFAKNSGQDQNGYTIQVASFKNKELALRYAQSLKSDGLAPMVFAKGNYIILCVGKFSNQENAQPLLIQLQRTYAGCRIRRL; this is encoded by the coding sequence ATGGCAGAAAAACAGGATTACTCGCAATCCGAACTTTTTACCCAGTCTTTAGATAACGGGCATTATAAGCCGCATATCCCAAAGAACCCTTTTTTTTTACGTATCCGAGGGTATGAAAAAGCTATGCTTTTGATAATGGGGCTGGTTTTAGTAAGCATTATTTCTTTTTCCATGGGAGTAGAAAACGGGAAAAGGGCGGCTTTTGCTAAAAACAGCGGGCAGGATCAAAACGGTTACACGATTCAGGTAGCATCTTTTAAAAACAAAGAACTTGCTTTGCGCTACGCCCAGTCATTAAAAAGTGACGGGTTGGCTCCGATGGTTTTTGCTAAAGGAAATTACATTATTTTGTGCGTAGGCAAATTTTCTAATCAAGAGAACGCGCAACCTTTACTCATTCAGCTGCAGAGGACCTACGCTGGTTGCCGCATAAGGAGGTTATAA
- a CDS encoding small basic protein has product MSIHPSLTISEKDKKVRSVLSRTERIRQMQEKSKWKQGDSVYGLPKLKTLRIKIKKEKVEKAETAATPAAGGAAPAAGGGTKEASKAAAPKAAAKGQEKK; this is encoded by the coding sequence ATGTCAATACATCCGTCGTTAACTATTTCGGAAAAGGACAAAAAGGTCCGCTCAGTATTATCGCGCACCGAGCGCATAAGACAGATGCAGGAAAAGAGCAAATGGAAACAAGGGGATTCAGTCTACGGCTTACCGAAACTTAAAACCCTGAGGATTAAAATTAAAAAGGAGAAGGTCGAGAAAGCTGAGACTGCAGCAACTCCCGCAGCCGGAGGAGCAGCGCCGGCGGCAGGTGGCGGAACAAAAGAAGCTTCTAAGGCCGCTGCCCCTAAGGCCGCTGCTAAAGGACAGGAGAAAAAATGA
- a CDS encoding HD domain-containing protein, translated as MNIKNYSTPTKKYRFLISAVHSIYRLLNSTYTVNDLICRMGRLFCQFFNAQYCQVILLDSNKKYSIVKCTIVDNKKCDVLKKTRVSGRVEEKILKRASVVRESNLLGIPLICEDLIGLIIIKRSKTSQPFDIFDQEMLMTMAEQAVVGIKNLQLYEEQQRIVFGSIKSLVTLLDTRVSREYTHSPHFSKLVCSLGCEIHLNEKQLESLKYASLLHDAGKAGIPAEILTKTTKLTAEEYDIIKKHPVKGAQILRPLQVLRPVIPIIMYHHEKYNGTGYPSRLKGNQIPLGARIMAVADAFEAMVYGRPYRQRMNIQAAIREIKKKSGTQFDPKIVDAFLKVIKKFNKRIYLKQDNPKL; from the coding sequence ATGAATATAAAAAACTATTCAACCCCTACGAAAAAGTATAGGTTTTTAATCTCGGCGGTGCACAGTATTTACCGCCTGCTCAATTCTACTTATACTGTTAATGATTTGATCTGCCGCATGGGCCGCTTGTTTTGCCAATTTTTTAACGCCCAATATTGCCAGGTTATCCTATTAGATTCTAATAAGAAATATTCTATTGTTAAATGCACAATTGTCGATAATAAGAAATGCGATGTCCTTAAAAAGACCAGGGTCAGCGGCAGGGTCGAAGAAAAAATCCTTAAGCGCGCATCCGTAGTCAGGGAGAGCAACCTTTTGGGTATCCCGCTTATCTGCGAAGACCTGATCGGGCTGATTATTATAAAACGCTCCAAAACCAGCCAGCCGTTTGACATATTCGATCAAGAGATGCTGATGACCATGGCCGAACAGGCGGTTGTCGGGATCAAGAATCTGCAGCTTTATGAAGAGCAGCAAAGAATAGTTTTTGGCAGTATCAAATCGTTAGTTACGCTTTTGGATACCCGGGTTTCCAGGGAATACACGCATTCGCCGCATTTTAGCAAGTTGGTTTGTTCCCTGGGCTGCGAAATTCATTTGAATGAAAAACAGTTGGAAAGCCTTAAATATGCCAGCCTTTTGCACGATGCCGGAAAAGCGGGCATACCAGCTGAAATTTTAACCAAGACCACCAAACTTACAGCTGAAGAATATGATATTATTAAAAAACATCCGGTTAAGGGAGCGCAGATTTTAAGGCCTTTACAGGTTTTACGCCCGGTTATTCCGATTATTATGTATCATCATGAAAAATATAACGGAACAGGTTATCCGTCGCGCCTCAAAGGAAACCAGATTCCGCTTGGGGCCCGCATTATGGCGGTAGCCGATGCTTTTGAAGCCATGGTTTACGGACGGCCTTACCGGCAAAGAATGAACATCCAAGCGGCGATAAGGGAAATAAAGAAAAAGAGCGGAACGCAATTTGACCCTAAAATCGTTGATGCTTTTTTGAAGGTAATCAAAAAGTTTAACAAAAGAATCTACTTGAAACAGGATAACCCTAAGTTATAA